From the Salvelinus alpinus chromosome 32, SLU_Salpinus.1, whole genome shotgun sequence genome, one window contains:
- the nkx1.2la gene encoding NK1 transcription factor related 2-like,a: MLDSNESNVKMTSSHRISFSIIDIMDPNKFNSKKILELFPTKDTFPSQNLRVARLEEDAGADGEPPLVRTEAAGEDTGTDHSSSADLKHQAAVNNPLSVHSTTEPEEQEEGAGDSISSSVGTSATHDPSPHKRRRSDHGCAKPRRARTAFTYEQLVALENKFRSTKYLSVCDRLNLALSLSLTETQVKIWFQNRRTKWKKQNPGADSTMSPGSNSLVSVNPCPVTCVSSSASYQTFPSFSSGNMIFHTAAVPLSSTGGLLHHFLPNGYHLQPSYFTPHL; encoded by the exons ATGTTGGATTCCAATGAGTCTAATGTGAAAATGACATCTAGTCATAGGATTTCTTTTTCTATAATTGATATAATGGACCCAAATAAATTTAATAGCAAGAAGATACTCGAACTTTTCCCAACAAAGGATACGTTTCCTTCGCAGAACTTACGAGTGGCACGTTTGGAAGAGGATGCTGGCGCAGATGGAGAGCCGCCACTTGTGCGCACGGAAGCAGCAG GTGAAGACACAGGGACTGACCACTCAAGTAGCGCAGATCTTAAGCACCAGGCAGCCGTCAACAACCCACTTTCAGTACACTCAACGACTGAGCCAGAGGAGCAAGAAGAGGGGGCCGGGGACAGCATCAGCAGCAGCGTCGGAACTTCAGCCACACATGACCCCTCGCCTCACAAACGGCGGCGCTCGGATCACGGTTGCGCCAAGCCGCGACGCGCCAGGACTGCCTTCACATACGAACAACTGGTGGCCCTGGAGAACAAATTCCGCTCTACGAAATACCTGTCAGTGTGTGACAGACTCAACCTGGCTCTGTCCCTCAGCCTCACCGAGACGCAGGTCAAGATCTGGTTCCAGAACAGAAGAACCAAGTGGAAGAAACAGAACCCGGGCGCGGACAGCACGATGTCGCCTGGGTCGAACTCTTTGGTCAGCGTCAACCCATGTCCTGTGACTTGTGTCTCGAGTTCAGCCAGTTACCAAACTTTCCCGTCCTTCAGCTCTGGGAATATGATCTTCCACACTGCCGCGGTTCCTTTGTCGTCCACTGGAGGGCTGTTACATCACTTCTTGCCCAATGGTTATCATCTCCAGCCGTCCTACTTTACCCCACATTTATGA